CGTGATGTCCACGGACGGATGATCGACGATGCGCGTGGTGCCGACGGTGCCGGCCTGCGCGATCTCGAGCTGCTGTTCTTCATTGAGCAAGCCGTTGTAGGTCGTGTTGAGCACCTCGACGTTGCCATTCAGGCGCAACAGTTCGCGTTGCGTGTTGGGCAGCGTGTCCATGCGCTTCTGGATCGCCGCCTTCTGCGCCGACAACGCGCCGATCTGCTTGACCACCGCCTGGTAGGCCGGATTCGCCGGCGTATACAGCCGTGCCGCCGCGATCTTCTGCGTCTCCAGTTGCTGGATGCTCGCATCGAGGGTGTCGATCTGGGTCAGCATGCTTTGCGTCTGCATCGGCACGTCGACGGAGTGCGCCTTCAGCTGGTATGCGTTGAGCGCCGCCTGCGCGTCCTCGAGCCGCTGCTTCACGACCGGCAGCTGCTGGTTCACGAACTTCAGGCTGTTGGCGGCCTGCGCCGAATTGCGCCCGACGTTCTGCGCGAGGTAGGCCTTGGTGACCTGGTCGAGCACCGCGACTGCGTTCTGCGGATTGTCGCTGTCGTAGCTCAGCTGGATGACATTGGAACCCTGCGACGCCTGCTTGGCGCTGATGTCCTTCTGCAGCCGGTGGATCGTGGTCATCTCGTAATTGCGGGTGACGTGGAAACGCATGCCGGGATTGGCCTCAAGGCTTCCCACCAGCATCGTCACGCCGGAACCCTTGGCCTCTTGGCCCACGGTCCCGTGCAGCAGCAGCCTGCCACGCATGAACGGGATGATGCTGTCTTCCCACAGCGTGTACGCACCGTCCTTGCCGGCGACCAGCGTCATCTTCTTGCCCAGCATGTCGTTCGGGACGTCGAGCTGCCGCACGTCGAGATGCGAGCCGCCCCAGTTGAAGCCGGAGAGCCCGAGCCACGGCTTGGCGACTTCGCCGGGCGCGGCCGGGGTGTACGAACGGGCGATCAGGCTGCCGATCACGGGGATCTGGTAGGTGCCGATCACGGTGTTCAGGTCGAGGTTGTCGACCGCGGGCTTGAGCACCGATTCGGCGGTGAGGATGGAGAGCGCATCGGTGGATTCCGGGTTCGATGCGCCCACGGCTTCCGCGACGGCGGTCAGGCCCGGCAGGGTCGGCGCCTGTTCGACCTGCACCATCGCATTGGCCTGGTAAACGGGTGTCGCGATCAGCACGTAAAGGAGCGCAATCACGAAGAACGCCGCCGTGACGCCGATGATCAGGCGCTTGTGGTCGAGCAGGGTGCCGAGCAGGGCCCGTAGATCGAGTTCGTCGTCGGGGCGCGGGTCGAATCCAATCGTTCGTGGATTCG
The genomic region above belongs to Rhodanobacteraceae bacterium and contains:
- a CDS encoding Tyrosine-protein kinase — translated: MNKAMTIANPRTIGFDPRPDDELDLRALLGTLLDHKRLIIGVTAAFFVIALLYVLIATPVYQANAMVQVEQAPTLPGLTAVAEAVGASNPESTDALSILTAESVLKPAVDNLDLNTVIGTYQIPVIGSLIARSYTPAAPGEVAKPWLGLSGFNWGGSHLDVRQLDVPNDMLGKKMTLVAGKDGAYTLWEDSIIPFMRGRLLLHGTVGQEAKGSGVTMLVGSLEANPGMRFHVTRNYEMTTIHRLQKDISAKQASQGSNVIQLSYDSDNPQNAVAVLDQVTKAYLAQNVGRNSAQAANSLKFVNQQLPVVKQRLEDAQAALNAYQLKAHSVDVPMQTQSMLTQIDTLDASIQQLETQKIAAARLYTPANPAYQAVVKQIGALSAQKAAIQKRMDTLPNTQRELLRLNGNVEVLNTTYNGLLNEEQQLEIAQAGTVGTTRIVDHPSVDITRPVKPRKLLTVAASTFIGAFFAAGFVLLRKTLRKGVEDPSEIEQLGLPVYTAIPLSAQQLELSERSQRLFARRRHRLLALEAPEDVAAEALRSLRTSLRFVQRDASNKLVMICGASSKAGKTFVSANLAAVNAQAGQRVLLIDANMRDAQLHTILGGRPENGLSELLADRIVDEEAIRTVEGVENLYFIPAGRRPANPSELLMRNSFAALLRRLSPHYDMVVIDSPPILAVTDAAIIGHHAGTNLLVVRFGLNHSREVEMAMQRLQQSGVEVSGVVFNGMEKRSGGYSPYGYFGYGTEA